The Periplaneta americana isolate PAMFEO1 chromosome 2, P.americana_PAMFEO1_priV1, whole genome shotgun sequence genome has a window encoding:
- the LOC138692305 gene encoding elongation factor-like GTPase 1, with protein MKLLNSQKLSELQRDATRIRNICILAHVDHGKTTLADSLVATNGIISSKMAGKLRYMDSRKDEQERGITMKSSAIALLHNSGEKDYLINLIDSPGHVDFSSEVSTAVRLCDGAIVVVDVVEGVCPQTQAALKQAWLENIRPVLVLNKMDRLILEMKLTPLDAYIYLTQVLEQVNVVMAELFTSEVLGRAVSETPKSPIDPEKLTDSLYDWSTGLEDVDDSHLYFSPDQGNVIFASAVDGWGFCVEDFAKLYAEKLGVNEKVLLKTLWGDFYLHGKTKRVMKGAQEKAKKPLFVQFVLENIWAVYDTIVICKEKEKLQKIADSLKIKISARDMRHTDGKVQLQALCGQWLPLAKTLLNMVCTKLPAPCEITEEKAEKLMCLQTERFDSLPGETQELRSAFLACSSEDDVPVIVFVSKMFPVEHKSLPQYRPQPLTAEEMAQRREQARLRHAQRLAQNQTSVATGGGDETTPISDAELCGSDHLKTEDQEEQEENSDAFIAFARVFSGTVKKGQELYVLGPKHEPQVALEKLRNGDVIDPSLTLKDLKSGQHITRVKIDQLFLLMGRELESLESVPAGNVLGIGGLEEHVLKCATLSSTVACPAFTHLTQVVVPIVRVAVEPAHPQDMAALIRGLRLLNQADACVQVIVQETGEHVLVTAGEVHLQRCLNDLRERYAKVPINASEPIVPFRETVVVPPTVDMVNEAIQDQNVAKKDEGTEIVDDVITMSTPNKQLTVKIRAVPLPTEVTNLLESHADLLKALDKHLHSKTGQQTEEQNGEKCTSSSTVVLTERTLKAIETLKEKLKDAFIAAGDEWKGAENHIWSVGPRRCGPNILLNKVPGYNHPSIWQKPQGSDPRLEYDSSFVNGFQLATLAGPLCEEPMMGVCFVVEDLTLNSKPSADLTSASDTTSSSQPYGPFSGQIMSVVKEGCRRAFQAQPQRLMAAMYSCSIQVNGEVLGKMYAVLGRRNGRVLHGDMQEGSSNFTVTAVLPVVESFEFAPEIRKQTSGLASPQLVFSHWEVIDIDPFWTPRTEEEYLHYGEKADSGNRARRYMDTVRRRKGLSVQEKLVEFAEKQRTLSKNK; from the coding sequence ATGAAGTTATTAAATTCTCAGAAATTAAGTGAACTTCAGAGGGATGCAACCAGAATTCGCAACATTTGCATCCTTGCTCATGTTGATCACGGGAAGACTACATTAGCTGATTCCTTAGTTGCTACTAATGGAATTATATCTTCGAAGATGGCTGGTAAACTTAGGTATATGGACAGCCGGAAAGACGAGCAGGAACGTGGAATAACCATGAAGAGCAGTGCGATTGCTTTGCTACATAACAGTGGTGAAAAAGATTATCTTATTAATCTCATAGATTCTCCAGGTCATGTGGATTTTTCTTCAGAAGTGTCAACAGCCGTGAGACTTTGTGATGGAGCCATCGTTGTAGTGGATGTTGTGGAAGGAGTGTGTCCACAAACACAGGCAGCTCTGAAGCAGGCTTGGTTGGAGAACATCCGTCCCGTATTAGTGTTGAATAAAATGGACCGTTTAATCCTTGAAATGAAATTGACACCTCTGGATGCCTATATCTACCTTACACAAGTCTTAGAACAGGTGAATGTTGTTATGGCAGAATTATTTACCAGTGAAGTTTTGGGTCGAGCTGTGTCAGAAACACCAAAATCACCAATTGATCCAGAAAAACTAACAGATTCATTATACGATTGGAGCACTGGACTTGAAGACGTAGATGATTCTCATCTTTATTTCTCACCCGACCAAGGAAATGTTATTTTTGCGAGTGCTGTGGATGGATGGGGCTTTTGTGTTGAAGATTTTGCAAAATTATATGCAGAGAAACTTGGTGTAAATGAAAAAGTTTTGTTGAAGACGTTGTGGGGAGATTTTTACCTGCATGGCAAAACAAAACGAGTGATGAAAGGAGCACAAGAAAAAGCGAAAAAACCGTTATTTGTTCAGTTtgttttagaaaatatttgggcagTTTATGACACAATTGTTATCTGCAAGGAGAaagaaaaactacaaaaaatagcTGATAGCCTAAAAATCAAGATTAGTGCCAGAGACATGAGGCACACAGATGGTAAAGTGCAATTGCAGGCTCTTTGCGGACAGTGGCTTCCACTTGCAAAAACCTTATTAAATATGGTATGTACCAAACTACCTGCTCCAtgtgaaataacagaagaaaaagcAGAAAAGCTTATGTGCTTACAAACTGAGCGATTTGATAGTTTGCCAGGTGAAACGCAGGAATTGAGATCGGCGTTCTTGGCATGTTCTAGTGAAGATGATGTACCTGTTATTGTATTCGTCTCAAAAATGTTTCCGGTAGAGCATAAGAGTCTTCCACAGTATCGTCCACAACCACTGACAGCAGAAGAGATGGCCCAGCGCAGGGAGCAAGCTCGTCTACGTCATGCTCAGAGACTTGCTCAGAACCAGACATCAGTTGCAACAGGTGGTGGAGATGAAACAACCCCTATTAGCGATGCTGAGCTCTGTGGTAGTGATCATTTGAAGACAGAGGATcaggaagaacaagaagaaaatagTGATGCATTTATTGCATTTGCACGTGTGTTCAGTGGTACAGTGAAGAAGGGGCAGGAATTGTATGTTTTAGGGCCAAAACATGAGCCACAGGTCGCTCTAGAAAAGTTGAGAAACGGAGATGTTATTGACCCAAGCTTGACACTGAAGGACCTGAAATCAGGGCAACATATTACTAGAGTAAAAATTGATCAATTATTTTTGCTGATGGGAAGAGAACTGGAGAGTCTAGAATCAGTTCCAGCTGGAAACGTGCTTGGAATTGGTGGATTAGAAGAACATGTATTGAAATGTGCGACATTGTCTTCTACAGTGGCTTGCCCTGCTTTCACACACTTAACACAAGTGGTCGTACCTATAGTGCGTGTAGCTGTTGAACCGGCACATCCCCAGGACATGGCTGCCCTCATACGTGGACTCCGTCTTCTGAATCAAGCTGATGCATGTGTGCAGGTTATTGTGCAGGAGACAGGTGAGCACGTACTCGTCACTGCAGGGGAAGTACATTTGCAGCGCTGTTTGAATGATCTCCGAGAGAGATATGCAAAAGTCCCCATAAATGCATCTGAACCCATAGTTCCTTTCCGAGAAACAGTAGTAGTTCCTCCAACTGTAGACATGGTCAATGAAGCTATTCAAGATCAGAACGTAGCAAAAAAGGACGAAGGCACTGAAATTGTTGATGACGTGATTACAATGTCCACACCAAATAAACAGTTGACAGTAAAGATTCGAGCAGTGCCTCTTCCAACAGAAGTGACAAATCTTTTAGAGTCACATGCTGATCTTCTTAAGGCATTGGACAAACATCTTCATTCTAAAACTGGGCAACAAACAGAAGAGCAAAATGGTGAAAAGTGTACTTCAAGTAGTACTGTGGTCCTTACAGAAAGAACTTTGAAAGCTATTGAAacattgaaggaaaaactgaaagatgcTTTTATTGCGGCTGGAGATGAATGGAAAGGGGCAGAAAATCATATTTGGAGTGTAGGGCCACGACGTTGTGGTCCTAATATACTGCTTAACAAAGTTCCTGGTTATAACCATCCATCTATATGGCAAAAACCGCAAGGCTCTGATCCACGTTTAGAGTACGACAGCAGTTTTGTTAACGGTTTCCAATTAGCTACATTGGCAGGGCCTTTATGTGAGGAACCGATGATGGGTGTCTGCTTTGTTGTTGAAGATTTGACACTTAATAGTAAGCCATCTGCAGATCTAACATCTGCAAGTGACACCACAAGTAGCAGTCAGCCTTATGGACCATTTTCTGGACAAATAATGTCAGTAGTGAAAGAAGGTTGTCGCAGGGCATTTCAGGCTCAACCTCAGCGACTGATGGCTGCCATGTACAGCTGTAGCATTCAGGTTAATGGTGAAGTGCTGGGTAAGATGTATGCGGTATTGGGACGTCGCAACGGTCGGGTGCTGCATGGTGACATGCAGGAGGGCTCCAGTAACTTCACTGTTACTGCCGTGCTGCCTGTCGTCGAGAGCTTCGAGTTTGCACCAGAGATCCGCAAGCAGACCTCCGGCCTGGCAAGCCCCCAGCTCGTCTTCAGCCACTGGGAGGTGATTGATATTGATCCATTCTGGACTCCACGTACTGAAGAAGAATATCTGCACTATGGGGAGAAAGCCGATTCTGGAAATCGAGCTCGCCGTTATATGGACACAGTGCGCCGGCGAAAGGGACTTTCAGTGCAAGAGAAACTTGTCGAGTTTGCTGAGAAGCAGAGGACACTGtcgaaaaacaaataa